GGGCCATGCGGCGCAAAGTGTGCCCGTCCTCGCCGGTGCCACGGCGTTGCTGTCTGGTCTGTTCGTCGGCCGGGCCAATGCGGCGCCCGTCTCGGCGCCGGAGGTGGTGGAGAGCTGGCTGCTGCCACGCTACGACACTTTGAGGACGGCGACGCGGGCGCAGCTTCAGGCGTGGGAGAGCTTCTGCGCCAAGCCGACGCCTGAGGGCGTCGCCGAACTCAAGACGCGCTTTGCCGCCGTGTCCGATGGCTGGGCCTCGGTCGAGTTCATCACCTTCGGTCCGGTCATGCTCTCGCTACGGCCGGACCGGTTCAACCTGTTCCCGGAGCGTCGCAATGCCGTGGGGCGTTCCGTGGCCGAAATCATCGGCGATCCGACGGATGAGCGGTTGCAGCCCGACCATTTCTTCCGCCTGAGCGCCGCCGTGCAGGGCCTGCCGGCGCTGGAGCGCGTGCTCTATGACGATGGCGCGGAGGCCGCGCTGGTGACCGGGCCGGAAGCGGCGCGGCGCTGCGCGCTCGGCCGCGCCATTGCCCTCAACCTCGCCACCATCGCCGAGGAGCTGCGGGAGGGGTGGGGCGACCGGCAGAACGGTCTGCTCGGCCAGTTGATCGCCGGCCAGTCCGATCCCGTCTATTTCCCGGAGCCGGCGGCGCTGCTGAGCCAGATGGTGACCGACCTTGCCGGCGCCTATCAGCGTGTCGTCGACCAGCGCCTGCTCGTCGTGCTCGGCAAGACGCCGGATGACGCCAAGCCGCTGCTGGCCGACCGGCGGCGCAGCGGGCTGTCGCGCGAGACCATCATCGCCATCATCGCCAGCGCCGACGCCTTGGCCGACCAGCTCGCCCTCGGCCTCGACGCCAAGGGGCGGGCGACCATCGAGAAGACCATGGCGGGCGCCGAGGCGGCGGCCAAGGCGCTGCCGGAGGATATCGGCGCCGCCGCGACCACGCCGCAGGGGCGCAAGCAGTTGCAGGCCGCCATCACCGCCTTCAAGGCGGCGCAGGCGAGCGTCGCCAGCCCGCTCGCTTCCGGCCTCGGCGTGCCGCTCGGCTTCAACGCGCTCGACGGCGACTGAGGGGGCACGCATGGGACGCTTGGGAAACATGGGCCTGTTCGACCGCTCCCTCTTCGGTGTCTCCCGTCGCGGACTGCTCGGGACGCTCGGCACGGTGGTGGCCGCGCCCCGCCTTCTGTTCGGCGGCGCCGCTCATGCCGATGACCATGCGCGCGACCTGCATGCGTGCGACCTGATGGAGACCGAATGGGTCGGCACCGCCGGCGTCGGCGAGGGCTTCGCGCCGGTGCTGCTGTCGCCCGACATGGAGGCGACGCCGGTCGGCCCGGCCGGGCAGCGGCTGCACTGGGTGGAGCCCGGCCCGGACGGGCGCACCGCCATCGCCGTGGCGCGGCGGCCCGGCACCACCGCCATCGTCTTCGACCGGCGCAGCGGCACGGTGCTGGCGCGGTTCGAGCCGGGCGAGGGGCGGGTCTTCTCCGGCCATGGACGGTTCATCGAGGATGGGCGGCGTTTCCTCGCGGTCGAGATCGAACGGTCGAGCGGGCAGGGCGTCGTCACCCGCCGCGTGCCGGAGGCGGGCTTCGCCATCGAGGCGGAATGGGCCTCGTCCGGCATCGGCCCGCATGACCTCCTCCCCGTCGGCGGCACGCTCATCGTCGCCAATGGCGGTGTCGAGCCGCACACGCCGCAAGCGGTGGGCGCGGAGATCGCTGGCGCCAGCGTCGCGCTGCTCGATCCCATGAGCGGGGCGACGCGCGCGGTGGCGGCGCTGGGGGATGATCTGGAATCACTGTCGCTGCGGCATCTGGCCAGCGCGCCGGACGGCTTCACCGTGATCGCCGCGCAGGATTTGCTCGCCGACGGCATCGCCCGCCCGCTGCTCTATGCGGTGGAAGGCGAGCGGCTGACTGCCTTCGACGCGCCGGACGCGGAATGGCGGGGGCTGCGCACCTATGTCGGCTCGGTGGCGTTCGATGCCTCCGGCGCCTATGTCGCCGCCGCCAGCCCGCGTGGCAACCGCGTGGCGGTGTGGCGCCGCGACGGGCGCTTCATCGGCGCGCTGACGCTGGTCGATGGCTGCGGCCTCGCCCCCACCCGGCAGGCCGGGCAGTTCCTTGCCACCAGCGGACTCGGCGAGATCGCGTTGCTGGCGACGGACGGTGATTCACTGGGTGTCCGCGCACGGGTGAAGAAAGACCTGCGCTTCGACAATCATGCTGCACTTGCGTTGTGAATAGCTGCAATTTTTGTCCAGCTTCCGCCAAAGCGTATAGGTATTAAAATACGTTCCTGCGGTGTCCTAATAGTTGCAGAGCCTTGTATGATGCTCTCATCTGGGGAGTGTTGCGAAAATACACTAGGCGCTGTCTCTGCGGAAACCTATGCGTCCTCCCATCAGTGCATTGGTTGGGAGGCAAATCATGAAGAACATTCTGCTCGCCGGCGTCGCTCTCGTCGCCTTTCCGGTCGTGGCCTCGGCCGCTGACATGTCCTATCCGGTGAAGGCGCCGGTCGTGGCGGTCGCCCCCGTCTTCACCTGGACCGGCTTCTATGTCGGCGCGAATGGCGGCTATGGCGGCGGCGACTTCGATTACCCCTACGCGCTCTCGATCTTCGGCGCGGGCATTGGCGGTGACGCCTCGCTGAACTCGTCCGGCTTCTTTGGCGGCGGTCAGATCGGCTACAACTACCAGTTCGACGGCGGCGTCGTGATCGGCGTCGAGGCGGACTTCCAGTGGTCCGGCATCGACGGCAATGTCGACGCCTCCGCCACCCTGTTTGACGGCGCCGATGCCGTCGGTGCGGCCAGCCTGAACGCCGGCAGCGAAGTCGAGTGGTTCGGCACCATCCGTGGTCGCCTCGGCTATGGCTGGGATCGCGCGCTGCTCTACGTGACCGGTGGTGCGGCCTACGGCAAGGTGTCGACCAATGTCGACGCCGCGATCACCGATTTCGACACCGTGCTCGGCGTCTCCGGCAGCACCGACGACACCCAGTGGGGCTGGACCGTCGGCGGTGGCCTCGAATACGCGCTGACCGACAACTGGTCGTTCAAGACCGAGTACCTCTATGTCGACCTCGGCAGCCAGGAGGCGTTCGCCTATAATGACGGCGTGCTCGCCGCGAGCCTCGACGTGGAAACCAAGTTCCACACCATCAAGGCCGGCCTGAACTACCGCTTCTGAGCGATCCGACATCTCTGCCAAGGGGCCGCCTCGTGCGGCCCCTTTTGTTTTGTGCCGCGCGGGCTGATAAGGACAGGTCTGTGGTGTCCAACTATTAGATTGCCGTCGTGAGGCTGTGGAATGAACTCGCTGTTTGCCGATCTGCCGACCACGGTATTCGAGACCATGTCGCGTCTCGCGCGTGAGCATCAGGCGGTGAATCTCGGTCAGGGCTTCCCGGATGATCCCGGCCCGCTCGACGTGCGCGAGAAGGCGGCGGAGGCGGTGCTGCATGGGTGGAACCAGTACCCGCCAATGATGGGCGTGCCGGAGCTGCGCCACGCGGTGGCCGAGCACTACCGGCTCTGGCAGGGGCTTGACCTCGATCCCGACAGCGAGGTGATGGTGACCTCCGGCGCCACCGAGGCGATCGCCGGCGCGCTGCTGGCGCTGATCGAGCCCGGCGACGAGGTCGTGCTGTTCCAGCCGCTCTATGACGCCTATCTGCCGCTGGTGCAGCGGGCGGGCGGCGTGCCGCGCCTCGTGCGCCTCGTGCCGCCGCACTGGCAGATCACCGAGGCGGCGCTGGATGCCGCCTTCACGCCGCGTACCCGCCTCGTGCTGTTCAACAACCCGCACAACCCGACCGGCCGGGTGTTCTCCCGCCCCGAGCTCGACCTTCTGGCCACCTACACCCAGCGGGCCGGCGCGGTGCTCGTCAGCGATGAGGTGTGGGAGCATGTCGTGTTCGACGGCCATGAGCCGACCTCGGTGCTGGCTCTACCCGGCTTGCGCGAGCGCGCCGTGAAGATCGGTTCGGCCGGCAAGATCTTCGGCATGACCGGCTGGAAGGTCGGCTTCGTCTGCGCCGCCCCGGGGCTGATGAAGGCGCTGTCCAAGGCGCACCAGTTCCTCACCTTCACGACGCCGCCCGCCCTTCAGCACGCGGTGGCCTATGGCCTCGGCAAGCCGCAGGACTGGTTCCTCGGCACACGCGCCAACCTCCAGCGCTCGCGTGACCGCCTGGCGCGCGGCCTGTCCGAGGCCGGCTTTCCGGTGCTGCCCTCGTCCGGCACCTATTTCCTCAATGTCGATCTGGCGCCCTTGGCCCTGACGGAGACGGATGAGGAATTCTGCCGCCGTCTCGTGACCGAGTATGGCGTCGCGGCGATTCCCGTCTCCGCCTTTTATGCGCAGGAGGCCGTGCGCAGCGTGGTGCGCTTCTGCTTCGCCAAGACCGATGCGACGCTCGACCTGGCGCTGAGCCGGCTTCAGAGCGCGGTGCTGCGACGTGGGCATTCAACCATTAATGTATACACATAAGTGAAGGATCGCACCCAAACCGCCCAATTGCTGTAGGGCTCGTCTAGTTTTTAGGCAGTTCTCTGTTTCGACTTTTGAATTTTTTCGACGGCCAACGGGATTGCACGCGACGTCGGGTTTGGCACGCTCATTGCAAAACATGTCCCCGGCACGCGGACGGGGGTCCTGCGTGTTGAAATCCAGAAGGGAAAGAAGATGCTCAACCTGTTCACTCAGGCGCGGCGCGTCGCCGCTCGCGCCGCGTTCGGCGCGGCTGCGCTCGCCGTCGCCGGCGCGGCCCTGCCCGCGCAGGCCCAGGAAACGATCAAGGTCGGCGTGCTGCACTCGCTGTCCGGCACCATGGCCATCAGCGAGACCACGCTGAAGGATACCGTGCTGTTCATGGTGCAGGAGCAGAACGCTAAGGGCGGCGTGCTCGGCAAGAAGCTGGAGGCTGTGGTGGTCGATCCGGCGTCCAACTGGCCGCTCTTCGCCGAAAAGGCGCGCGAGCTGCTGGCCAAGGACAAGGTCGCGGTCGTGTTCGGCTGCTGGACCTCGGTGTCCCGCAAATCCGTGCTGCCGGTGTTCAAGGAGCTCAACGGTCTCCTGTTCTACCCGGTGCAGTATGAGGGCGAGGAGAGCGAGCGCAACGTGTTCTACACCGGCGCCGCCCCGAACCAGCAGGCGATCCCGGCGGTCGACTACCTGATGGAAAATGAAGGCGTGAAGCGCTGGGTGCTCGCCGGCACCGACTATGTCTACCCTCGCACGACCAACAAGATCCTCGAAGCCTATCTGAAGTCCAAGGGCGTCAAGGCCGAGGACATTATGATCAACTACACGCCGTTCGGTCACTCCGACTGGCAGACCATCGTCGCCGACATCAAGAAGTTCGGTTCGGCCGGCAAGAAGACCGCCGTCGTCTCGACCATCAATGGCGACGCCAACGTGCCGTTCTACAAGGAACTCGGCAACCAGGGCATCAAGGCGACCGACATCCCGGTCGTGGCGTTCTCGGTGGGTGAGGAAGAGCTCGCCGGCATCGACACCAAGCCGCTGGTCGGCCATCTCGCCGCGTGGAACTACTTCCAGTCGGTCGATACTCCCGAGAACAAGGAGTTCATCGCCAAGTGGAAGGCCTACACCAAGAACGACAAGCGCGTGACCAATGACCCGATGGAAGCCACCGTCATCGGCTTCAACATGTGGGTCAAGGCGGTCGAGAAGGCCGGCACCACCAACCCGGATGCGGTGATCGACTCCATCATCGGCGTGTCCGTGCCGAACCTTTCGGGCGGCTACTCGGCCATGATGCCGAACCACCACATCACCAAGCCGGTGCTCATCGGCGAGATCAAGGACGACGGCCAGTTCGACATCGTCGAGCAGACCCCGGGCCTGATCGTTGCCGAAGAGTGGTCGCCCCACCTCGAAGGCTCCAAGGATCTGATCTCGGATTGGCGCAAGCCGCTCAACTGCGGCAACTTCAACGTCAAGACCGGCAAGTGCGGCGGCGCCGGCCAGTGAGCCGCACCGCCTGATCGCTCCGCCGATCATTCCGCCTTCCGCCGGCCGCCCATGGGCGGCCGGCACCCGCGGCGCCGTGACGCCCTGCCGGCCAGAGTTCTGCCCGACAATGAAGGCTCCCGTGCCGCTGTGCCGTCGCCGCCGGACCTGTTTCGGCCGCCAGCTTCCGCTCACCGACGGATGATGATGACCTCTCGCGCACGACCTGGCGGTTCCGGCCGCGCCCTCCTTGTCGCCCTGCTGGCGCTGTGCGCCTTGCTGGCCGGCTCGCTGAGCCTCTCCCGCGCCGCGCGGGCGCAGGACATCAGCGCCCCGCTCGCGCAGCTCGCGAACGACAATTACAACGACACCGAAGCCGCGCTCGGCGTGCTCGCCGTCAGCGGCAGCCCGGCCGCGGCGCAGATCGTCGCCGCTCTGGCCGACGGCAAGCTGGTCTATTCCACCACCGCGCCGCGCCAGCTCTTCATCAGCACCGATAAGGGCCTCGTGAGCGCCGCGACCCTCCAGCCGGTGACCGATGCCCCGGCGGTGAAGCCGGTGCGCGTCAATAACCGCATCCGCCGCGCCATCGAGGGCGCCAGCGGCACGCTTGCTCTCGTCAGCCCGGACCCGGCCAAGCGCCTCGACGCGGCGGTCGCCGTCGCCCGCTCGCGCGACGAGGCGGCGTTGCCGGCGCTGGAGACGGCGCTGGCCAAGGAGACGGATCCCAAGGTCAAGACCGCGCTGACGCTGGCGCGCGCCTCCATCCTCATCGCCAAGGAAGGCATTTCCCCGGCCGACCGCATCGCCGCGGTGCAGCTCGTCGGCGCCGAAGGCAATCAGGACGCGCTCGCCATCCTGCGCGGCGTGCCCGACAGCGCCTCGCCCGAGGTGAAGCAGGCCGCCGCTGACGCCATCGCCGGCATCGAGCGCAACCTCGCCCTCTGGGGCGTGGCGCAGAATGTCTGGTACGGCGTCTCGCTGGGCTCGGTGCTGCTGCTCGCCGCCATCGGCCTCGCCATCACCTTCGGCGTGATGGGCGTCATCAACATGGCGCATGGCGAAATGGTCATGCTCGGCGCCTACACCACCTTCGTCGTGCAGGAGCTGATCCGGCAGAGCTATCCCGGCCTGTTCGACTGGTCGCTCATCATCGCCATCCCGCTTGCCTTCCTGTTCACCGGTCTGATCGGCGTGCTGATCGAGCGCACGGTGATCCGCTTCCTCTATGGGCGGGCGCTGGAGACGTTGCTCGCCACCTGGGGCATCTCGCTCATCCTGCAGCAGGCGATCCGCACCATCTTCGGGCCGACCAACCGCGAGGTGGGCGCGCCGAGCTGGATGTCCGGCTCGTTCGACATCGGCCATCTGGCGATCACTTCGGGCCGGCTGTGGATCATCGTTTTTGCACTGATTGTCTTCATTGCACTCCTCACTGTACTCCGCACCACACGCATCGGCCTCGAGATGCGGGCCGTCACGCAGAACCGGCGCATGGCCGCGGCGATGGGAATCCGCACCAATTGGGTGGACGCGATGACCTTCGGCCTCGGCTCGGGCATCGCCGGTATCGCCGGCGTGGCGCTCAGCCAGATCGACAACGTCTCGCCAAACCTCGGGCAGAGCTACATAATTGACAGCTTCCTGGTCGTCGTCTTCGGCGGCGTGGGCAATCTGTGGGGCACGCTGGTCGGCGCCATGTCGCTCGGCATCGCCAACAAGCTGCTCGAGCCCTATGCCGGCGCGGTGCTCGGCAAGATCGCGCTGCTCGTCATCGTCATCCTCTTCATCCAGAAACGCCCCCGCGGCCTCTTCGCCCTCAAGGGGAGGTCGATCGAAGCATGAGCACGACCGATACGCGCCAGCCCGCGCTCCTTGCGCCCAGTGGCTTGATTTTCCTCGGTATTCTCGCAGCGGCGGCGATCCTTGTGCCGGCGCTGAACCTGATGACGCCACCGGATTCGGCGCTTCATGTGCCGACCTATGTGGTCTCCCTGCTCGGCAAATATCTCTGCTATGCCCTGCTCGCCCTCTCGGTCGACCTGATCTGGGGCTATGTCGGCATTCTCTCGCTTGGCCATGGCGCCTTCTTCGCGCTCGGCGGCTACGCGATGGGCATGTACCTGATGCGTCAGATTGGCACGCGCGGCGTCTATGGCGACCCGGTGCTGCCGGACTTCATGGTGTTCCTGAACTGGAAGGAATTGCCGTGGTTCTGGTACGGCTTCGACCTGTTCCCGTTCGCCGCTGTGATGGTTCTGCTGGCGCCGGGCGTGCTGGCGCTGGTGTTCGGCTGGTTCGCCTTCCGCTCCCGCGTCACCGGCGTCTATCTGTCGATCATCACCCAGGCGATGACCTTCGCGCTGCTGCTGGCGTTCTTCCGCAACGACATGGGCTTTGGCGGCAATAACGGTCTGACCGATTTCAAGGACATTCTCGGCTTCAACATTCAGTCCGACGGCACGCGCCTCGTTCTCTTCGTCCTCTCCGCCCTGGCCCTCGGTCTCGGCTACGTGCTGTGCCGCTTCCTGGTCCGCTCGCATTTTGGCAAGGTGCTGATCGCCATCCGTGATGCGGAAACACGGGTGCGCTTCACCGGCTACCGGGCGGAGAACTACAAGCTCGTCGCCTTCGTGGTTTCCGCCATGCTGGCGGGTATCGCCGGCGCGCTCTATGTGCCGCAGGTCGGCATCATCAACCCCTCCGAATTCTCGCCGGCCAACTCGATCGAAATCATCGTCTGGGTGGCGGTCGGTGGGCGCGGCACGCTGGTGGGAGCGGCGCTGGGCGCCGTGCTGGTGAACTATGCCAAGACCTACTTCACCTCCGGCATGCTCGCTCCCTACTGGCTGTTCATGCTCGGCGGGCTGTTCGTGGCGGTGACGCTGTTCCTGCCCAAGGGCATCGTCGGCACCTTCTATGAGTGGCGCGAGAAGCGGCGGCCGCCGCCGGACGGGGCCGACGCTCCGCTCGCCTCGCCCAAGCCGGCCGAATGAGGAGCCCACGATGAACGCGATCGATATGGTGGCTCCCGAAGCTCCCGATGGGCTCGGCGCCGAGAAGAAGTCGCTGACCGAGGCGCTGCTCTACCTCGACGGCGTCACCGTGACCTTTGACGGCTTCCGGGCGCTCAACTCGCTCTCCTTCACCGTCGATCCCGGCGAGATGCGGGCCATCATCGGCCCGAACGGCGCTGGCAAGACGACGATGATGGACGTCATCACCGGCAAGACCCGCCCGGATAAAGGCGACGTCTATTTCAACGGCGGCATTACCGATCTCACCAAGCTGGACGAGACGCAGATCGCCACGCTCGGCATCGGCCGCAAGTTCCAGAAGCCGACCGTGTTCGAGAGCCACACGGTGATCGACAATCTCCGCCTTGCGCTTAAAGGCCAGCGCTCGGCGCTGCCGAACATCTTCCGGCGGGAGAGCGCGGCGGCGCGCGAGCGCATTGATGAAATCTTCGAGACCATCAAGCTCGGCGACCATCGCAATCGCCTCGGTGGCGAGCTCTCGCACGGTCAGAAGCAGTGGCTGGAGATCGGCATGCTGCTCGCGCAGGATCCCAAGCTCCTGCTGGTCGACGAGCCGGTCGCCGGCATGACCGACGCCGAAACGGCGCAGACCGCTGAATTGCTGCGCGCGATCAATGCGAACGGCCATTCCGTGGTCGTCGTCGAGCACGACATGACTTTCGTGCGCGATCTCGGCGTGCGCGTCATGTGCCTGCATGAAGGCTCCGTGCTGGCCGAGGGCACGCTCGACCAGGTCAGCGCCAATGAGCGCGTCATCGAAGTCTATCTGGGACGCTAGGCGCCATGCTGGAAGTTCAGGACGTCAACCTCTTCTACGGTGCCGCGCAGGCGCTGCGCGGCGTCTCGCTGGTGGCCGAGCCCGGCAAGGTCACCTGCGTGCTCGGGCGCAATGGCGTGGGCAAGACCAGTCTGATGCGCGCCATTGTCGGCCAGGCGCCCGTCGCCAAGGGGGCCATCCTCTTCAATGGCGAGGACATCACCACAATGGCCCCGTCCGAGCGGGCGCGCCGTGGCATCGCCTTCGTGCCGCAGGGACGCGAGATTTTTCCGCTGCTGACCGTGGCCGAGAATCTCCAGACGGGCTTTGCCCCGCTCAAGCGCGCGGACCGCTTCATTCCGGACGACGTGTTCTCGCTTTTTCCTGTGCTCGATTCGATGATGCGCCGCCGCGGCGGCGATCTGTCGGGTGGGCAGCAGCAGCAGCTTGCCATCGGCCGGGCGCTGGTGATGCGTCCCAAGGTGCTGGTTCTGGACGAGCCTACCGAGGGCATCCAGCCCTCGATCATCAAGGATATCGGCAACGCCATCCGCTACTTGCGCAGCAAGGGCGATATCGCCATCGTGCTGGTCGAGCAGTATTTCGACTTCGCCAAGGAACTGGCCGACCGCTTCATCGTGATGGAGCGCGGCGCGGTGGTGATGTCGGGCGACGGCGCCGCCCTTGAGGATCCGGATGTACGCAATCGAATTGCCGTCTGACGTCGCCGCCACGATTCCGGTCGAACGGCGCGGGCATGGACGGTTGCGGATCGAAGCGGTCGGCATCGACGGGCGCACGCTACGCACGCATATCGAGGAAGCCGGCTTTGCCCGGGCCCGCTTTCCGCTGTCCGGCCGGCGTCGCCGCGCGCTTGAGGCGGTTCTTCTCAACACGGGCGGGGGGCTGACCGGGGGCGACAGCTCGCAAGCGATCATCCGCGCGGCATCGTCCGCCCAACTTGTGGTCACCACCCAGGCGGCGGAGAAGGTGCATCGCTCCGACGGCTCGCCGACGCGCGTTGATGTCGACCTCGCGGCCGCGTCGGGCGCGGCCATCGACTGGATGCCGCAACCGACCATCCTGTTCGATGGCGCGCGCCTCAGGCGGTCGATCATTGCCGATGTCGCTGCCGACGCGCGCCTCTTGCTCGTTGAGCCGGTGATACTTGGCCGTACGGCACGGGGTGAGCGGTTCACGCGCGGCGAATTGCTCGATAGCTGGCGCATCCGCAGGGCCGGCCAGCTGATCTATGCCGACGGCATGGTGCTTGAGGGCGATATCGCGGCAACGCTGGATCGGCGGGCCTGTGCCGGTGGTTGGGCTGCCTTTGCCACGCTGCTTCTCATCGCTCCCGATGCGGAGAGCCGGCTGGAGGCGGTGCGCGCGGCGCTCGACCTGCCGGATGGTCTGCCGGACCATCTCGACGCCGGGGCCAGCGCCTGGAACGGCATGGTGAGTATCCGCCTGCTGGCGCGCGATGGCGCGCCGCTCGACGCTGCCATCCGCCGTGTCATTCCCGCGCTGGGCATTACCGAGGTGCCCCGCATATGGCACTCCTGATGCCACCGTACGCTATGGCACCTCTGATGCATGGTCGTGCCGCCCCGCGCCGAAACCACCCCGCACTGCCTGCACAGCCGGAGACCTGACCGATGAATCTCAGCCCGCGCGAGAAGGACAAGCTCCTCGTCGCCATGGCCGCGATGGTAGCGCGCCGCCGCCTCGAGCGCGGCATCAAGCTCAACCATCCCGAGGCGGTGGCGCTCATCACCGATGTGGTGGTGGAAGGCGCGCGCGATGGCAAGACGGTGGCCGAGCTGATGACGCTCGGCACGCAGGTGCTCACCGTCGACCAAGTCATGCCGGGCGTCGCCGATATGATCCACGATATTCAGGTCGAGGCGACGTTTCCGGACGGCACCAAGCTCGTCACCGTTCACGAGCCCATCCCCTCCAGTCATGTCGTGCCGCCGCCGGGCGAGGTGCTGGTGGAGGAGGGCGACATTGAGCTGCTCGCCGGGCGTGAGATCATCGCCATCACGGTGGCCAACACGGGCGACCGGCCGATTCAGGTCGGCAGCCACTACCATTTCTTCGAGACCAACCCCGCGCTGAGCTTTGATCGCGATGCCGCGCGCGGCATGCGGCTTGCCATTCCGTCCGGCACCGCCGTTCGCTTCGAGCCCGGCCAGAGCCGCGAGGTGAAGCTGGTCGCGCTGGCGGGCCAGCGGGAGGTCTATGGCTTCCGCCAGACCGTGATGGGCCGGCTCTAAGCCGGCTTCCCTTTTTCGCGCTCGCCCGATTGCCGAACGGAAACGCCATGTCGATCAAGATTTCCCGCGCCACCTATGCCGAAATGTTCGGCCCCACCACGGGCGACCGTGTGCGCCTCGCCGACACCTCACTGGTCATTGAGGTGGAGAAGGACTTCACCGTCTATGGCGAGGAGGTGAAGTTCGGCGGCGGCAAGACCATTCGCGACGGCATGGGCCAGTCGCAGGTGACGCGTGGCGACGGCGCGGTGGACACCGTCATCACCAACGCGCTGATCCTCGATCACTGGGGAATTGTGAAGGCCGATATCGGTATCCGTGACGGGCGCATCTGCGGCATTGGCAAGGCGGGCAATCCGGCGATCCAGCCCGGCGTTTCCATCATCATCGGCGCCTCCACCGAGATCATCGCCGGCGAAGGCAAGATCATCACGGCCGGCGGCTTCGACAGCCACATCCACTTCATCTGCCCGCAGCAGATCGAGCACGCGCTGATGAGCGGCGTGACCACCATGCTCGGCGGGGGCACCGGCCCGGCGGCAGGCACCAACGCGACGACCTGTACGCCCGGCCCCTGGCACATCGAGATGATGCTGCGGGCGTCCGACAGCTTCCCGGTCAATCTCGCCTTCTCGGGCAAGGGCAACGCGTCGCTGCCGGGCCCGCTGGTCGAGCAGATCGAGGCGGGCGCCTGCGCGCTCAAGCTCCACGAGGACTGGGGCACGACGCCGGCGGCGATCGACAACTGCCTCTCGGTGGCGGACGATCACGACATTCAGGTGATGATCCACAGCGACACGCTCAATGAGAGCGGCTTCGTCGAGGACACCATCGCTGCCTTCAAGGGCCGGACCATCCATGCCTTCCACACGGAAGGCGCGGGCGGCGGGCATGCGCCGGACATCATGAAGGTGGTCGGCCTGCCCAATGTGCTGCCGTCCTCCACCAATCCGACGCGGCCCTTCACGATCAATACGCTCGATGAGCATCTCGACATGCTCATGGTCTGCCATCACCTCGACCCGCTGATCGCCGAGGATCTGGCGTTCGCCGAGAGCCGCATCCGCAAGGAGACCATCGCCGCCGAGGACATTCTGCACGATATCGGCGCCATCTCGATGATGAGCTCGGACAGCCAGGCGATGGGCCGGCTTGGCGAGGTGGTCACGCGCACTTGGCAGACCGCGCACAAGATGAAGCTGCAGCGTGGCCTTCTGCCGGGCGACAGCGAGCGCAACGACAATGCCCGCGCCAAGCGTTATGTCGCCAAATACACGATCAACCCCGCCATC
Above is a window of Ancylobacter sp. WKF20 DNA encoding:
- a CDS encoding urease accessory protein UreD, whose translation is MYAIELPSDVAATIPVERRGHGRLRIEAVGIDGRTLRTHIEEAGFARARFPLSGRRRRALEAVLLNTGGGLTGGDSSQAIIRAASSAQLVVTTQAAEKVHRSDGSPTRVDVDLAAASGAAIDWMPQPTILFDGARLRRSIIADVAADARLLLVEPVILGRTARGERFTRGELLDSWRIRRAGQLIYADGMVLEGDIAATLDRRACAGGWAAFATLLLIAPDAESRLEAVRAALDLPDGLPDHLDAGASAWNGMVSIRLLARDGAPLDAAIRRVIPALGITEVPRIWHS
- the urtC gene encoding urea ABC transporter permease subunit UrtC → MSTTDTRQPALLAPSGLIFLGILAAAAILVPALNLMTPPDSALHVPTYVVSLLGKYLCYALLALSVDLIWGYVGILSLGHGAFFALGGYAMGMYLMRQIGTRGVYGDPVLPDFMVFLNWKELPWFWYGFDLFPFAAVMVLLAPGVLALVFGWFAFRSRVTGVYLSIITQAMTFALLLAFFRNDMGFGGNNGLTDFKDILGFNIQSDGTRLVLFVLSALALGLGYVLCRFLVRSHFGKVLIAIRDAETRVRFTGYRAENYKLVAFVVSAMLAGIAGALYVPQVGIINPSEFSPANSIEIIVWVAVGGRGTLVGAALGAVLVNYAKTYFTSGMLAPYWLFMLGGLFVAVTLFLPKGIVGTFYEWREKRRPPPDGADAPLASPKPAE
- the urtE gene encoding urea ABC transporter ATP-binding subunit UrtE, coding for MLEVQDVNLFYGAAQALRGVSLVAEPGKVTCVLGRNGVGKTSLMRAIVGQAPVAKGAILFNGEDITTMAPSERARRGIAFVPQGREIFPLLTVAENLQTGFAPLKRADRFIPDDVFSLFPVLDSMMRRRGGDLSGGQQQQLAIGRALVMRPKVLVLDEPTEGIQPSIIKDIGNAIRYLRSKGDIAIVLVEQYFDFAKELADRFIVMERGAVVMSGDGAALEDPDVRNRIAV
- the ureC gene encoding urease subunit alpha is translated as MSIKISRATYAEMFGPTTGDRVRLADTSLVIEVEKDFTVYGEEVKFGGGKTIRDGMGQSQVTRGDGAVDTVITNALILDHWGIVKADIGIRDGRICGIGKAGNPAIQPGVSIIIGASTEIIAGEGKIITAGGFDSHIHFICPQQIEHALMSGVTTMLGGGTGPAAGTNATTCTPGPWHIEMMLRASDSFPVNLAFSGKGNASLPGPLVEQIEAGACALKLHEDWGTTPAAIDNCLSVADDHDIQVMIHSDTLNESGFVEDTIAAFKGRTIHAFHTEGAGGGHAPDIMKVVGLPNVLPSSTNPTRPFTINTLDEHLDMLMVCHHLDPLIAEDLAFAESRIRKETIAAEDILHDIGAISMMSSDSQAMGRLGEVVTRTWQTAHKMKLQRGLLPGDSERNDNARAKRYVAKYTINPAIAHGLAHHIGSVEVGKLADLVVWSPAFFGTKPDMVVKGGMIVAAQMGDPNASIPTPQPVHYRPMFGAFGKARTATSLTFVSQAAIELNVGAKLGLEKRLVAVSNVRGGISKASMIHNSATPHLEIDPETYEVRADGELLTCAPASELPMAQRYFLF
- a CDS encoding urease subunit gamma; this encodes MNLSPREKDKLLVAMAAMVARRRLERGIKLNHPEAVALITDVVVEGARDGKTVAELMTLGTQVLTVDQVMPGVADMIHDIQVEATFPDGTKLVTVHEPIPSSHVVPPPGEVLVEEGDIELLAGREIIAITVANTGDRPIQVGSHYHFFETNPALSFDRDAARGMRLAIPSGTAVRFEPGQSREVKLVALAGQREVYGFRQTVMGRL
- the urtD gene encoding urea ABC transporter ATP-binding protein UrtD, producing the protein MVAPEAPDGLGAEKKSLTEALLYLDGVTVTFDGFRALNSLSFTVDPGEMRAIIGPNGAGKTTMMDVITGKTRPDKGDVYFNGGITDLTKLDETQIATLGIGRKFQKPTVFESHTVIDNLRLALKGQRSALPNIFRRESAAARERIDEIFETIKLGDHRNRLGGELSHGQKQWLEIGMLLAQDPKLLLVDEPVAGMTDAETAQTAELLRAINANGHSVVVVEHDMTFVRDLGVRVMCLHEGSVLAEGTLDQVSANERVIEVYLGR